CGTTGACCCGGTCCTGGGCGAGCAGGGTCAGCACGGCGGTGCGGCCGGCCGCGTAGGTGGCGACGTAGCCGTGCTCGCCGCGCACCAGCAGTTCGCGGAAGTCGCCGTTGCCGGTGGCGTCGGCGACCCGGACGGCCACGCCGAGCGAGGCCGCGGTGAGCGCCGCCAGGCCCTCCGGGTCGACACCGGGGGTGTCGTGGGCGACGACGAGTCCGTCGACGCCGGCCGTGAGGGCGCCGGTGAGCTGCGGCACGCGGGCGCGCAGCCGGCGCAGTTCCTCCAGCACGGCCTCCAGGTCCACTCCGGCCACCATCAGCTCTCTCCTCTCGGCGGGGCGGTACCGCTCACAGCGCCTCCAGCGCATCCCTGAGCCTCTTCAGCAGCGTGACGTCGGGGTCGGTGACCGTGAGCGGGGGAGCCGGGACGGCCGGGGGCGGCGGGCCGGACGCCGCGGGAACCGGGGCGAGCAGCCCGGCCGCCGCCAGCCGCCGTACGTCCACCAGCGTGTGGAACGCCTGCCGGCCCAGGTCCCGGGCGATCTCCGGGGCCGTGCGGACCCCGTCCACCCGGTCCAGGACCGCCCGCCGGCGCGGGGGGACCGGCACCGGCGCGGCCGGGTCGGCCCGGACCAGCGGGGCGCTGTCGGTCGCCGGGTCGGGCCACAGCCGGTGCAGCAGCAGGCGGCGGCGCAGCGTCTCGCGTTCCAGCGCGACGACCGGGACCGGGGGCAGCGGGCCGGGGTCGGGCACGCCGTCGTAGTGGAAGCGGCCCGGGACGCCGCTCGGCGCCAGCGCGAAGAACCCGGCGTCGTACAGCGCGTCCAGGTGGCACAGTTCCAGCGCGCCCGCGGGCAGCAGGCCGGCGTCGAGCAGCAGGCGGACGGTTCCGGGGACGTCGGAGGCCCGCCGCGCCGCCCGCTGCCAGGCGGTGGCGGCGAGGGTGCCGTGGGCCGTGAGGAGCACGTCGAGGCCCGGGGCGTGGGGGCTCTCGGCGTGCACCACGCGGCCCCGGGCCAGGTACAGGGTGCCGTGCTCGCGGACGAGGACGCCGGTGGCCCGCTCCTCGGCGAGCCGGCCGAGCATCGGCGACAGGGCGCCGGCGGTCCGGTCGCCCGCGGTGGCCTTGTCCCGCACGGGCAGCGGGGGAGGGGTGGCCACCGTGATCATCCCAGCACCAGCCGGGCGGCCACCTCGCCGAGCCGGATCCGGGCGAGCGCGAGGTTGCCGTCCTCGCGGCCGACCCACAGGTGCAGGAAGACGCTGCTGTCGAAGGACGTGTCCACGAAGCGCAGCAGGTGGTAGCTGTCGCGGTTGCTGATGATGACGTCCTCCACCGGGGGGCGCCCGTCCCCGTCCGCGCCGGCGGTGAAGGCGCCGTGCTCGGCGGCCATCCGGGCCAGTTCGGCGGCCTCGGCGGCGGTGGTCTCGTGATCACCGCCGGGGGCCTCCCCGACCGTGCCGAGGGCGAGTCCGCTCGTCCAGTCCACCAGTGCGGCCCCCCGGGCACCGGGCAGTCGCATCGCTTCCAGCAGGCACGCGTCGATTCCGGGCACCGTGGTTCCCCTCCCGCCTGGGCTCCGGCCGAGTGACCACGACACTACGCATCGTGTGTGCGGCGGGTGAGGTGTTTGGCAATTTCCGGTGGAACATGCGTCCGATCCACCGGGATGGATCAACTGGCTTGCCACTCAACCGAGTTGTCCCGTACGCCGGACACGCCGGGAGGACGGGTCAGCGCCTCCCGGGGCCCGCGGGGCGATGAGCGCGGACGCCTGCGCCCCGCCGGACTCGGCCACCACCTGCGCCACCGTCTGCGGCTCCCGCACGGTCGCGAAGGCCACGGACCCGGGCCCGTCCACCGTGAAGCCGTGGACGCCGGGCCGCGCCAGGGAGTTGTAGGCGTAGTGGTGGGCGAAGTAGTACGCGCCCGTGTCCAGCGCCGCCGCGTAGTCCCCCTGCTCCAGCAGGGGCAGCGTGCGCCCCTCGGCGAGCAGGTCGCCGGAGAAGCAGGCCGGCCCCGCCACGTCCTGGACGGTCCCGGGGCACGTCTTGGGCCGCCCCCCGGCGTCGTACGCGGCGATCCTGAGCGGCCACGCCCCCGGCGCGTACACCGTCCGGGCGGCGACCTGCACGCCCGCGTGCGTCACCGCTATCCGCCGCCCGCCGGCGCTCTTGGTGTACTCCACCCGGGCCACCACCGTGCCGTTCTTGGCCAGCAGCGAGCGCCCGAACTCGGTCACCAGCCCGTACCGCCCGTCGAACAGCCCCGGCACCTCCCCGGCCAGCAGGCGCGCGTACTGGGCGTACGTCGGCGTCGTCGCCTCCGACGCGAAGTTCACCGGCAGTCCGCCGCCGAGGTCGAGCGTGTCGATCTGCCGCCGCCCGGCGCGCGCGTTGACCTCCTCCGCGAGCGCGTACGTCCGCGCCACGCCCCGCGCCATCAGCGACAGCGGGACGCCCTGCGAACCGGTGTGCGTGTGCAGCCGGGTCAGCCACGGCCGGTCCAGGAAGGCCCGGACGACCCACTCCCGGGCGCCCTCGTCCCGCAGCGCCACCCCGAACTTGGAGGTCCGCGTGGCCGTCGAGGTCGCCCCGATGGTGCCGCCGCCGACCTGCGGGTTGACCCTGAGGCCCAGCGGCGAGCCGGTGGGTGCCGCCCGTACGAGGGCGTCGAGGCGGTCCAGCTCCTGGGGGTTGTCGGCGTTGACGGCGATCCCCAGCGCCAGCGCCTCGCGCAGCTCGGCCGGGGTCTTGGCCGGGGAGTCCAGCACCGTGCGGGCCGGTGGCACCCCGGCCGCCCGCGCCAGCGCGAGCTCCCCCGCGCTCGCCACCTCAGCGCCGATGCCCTCCGCGTGCAGCAGCCCCAGCACCGGCACCAGCGGGGCCGCCTTCACCGCGAAGGCGTGCAGCACCGGCGTCCCCGGCGCCACGACCGCGTCGAACGCCTCCTTCAGGGCCGCCGCCGACCCGCGGATGCCGGTGACGTCGAGGAGTCCCACCACGGCCGTGTCCGGCCCCAGCAACCCCTGCTCCACCGCCGCCCGCACCGCCTCGTCGCGCCGTGCGGCGCGCCCCCGGGCCTCCTGCTCGACGTCCCGTTCCACGGCTCCCCCGTCCTGTCGGGTCCTTCCGGTGCCTCCAGCCAAACATCCCCCGGGCGCGGGCGCGGGCACCTCCCTGTATTGACTAGGTCTATTCAGGCAGACAGGATGTGAATATACGCAGTAACAGGAGGAGGCAGACGATGTCGGGACCCCGCCCCGTACGAGCCCCGCGCGGCACGGAACTGAGCGCCCTGGGATGGCAGCAGGAAGCCGCCCTGCGGATGCTGCAGAACAACCTCGACCCCGAGGTGGCCGAGCACCCCGACAAGCTCGTCGTCTACGGCGGCACCGGCAAGGCCGCCCGTGACTGGCGCTCCTTCGACGCCATGGTCCGCACGCTGCGGACCCTCAAGCAGGACGAGACCATGCTGGTCCAGTCCGGCCGCCCGGTCGGCGTCATGCAGACCCACGAGTGGGCCCCGCGCGTCCTGATCGCCAACTCCAACCTCGTCGGCGACTGGGCCAACTGGGAGGAGTTCCGCCGCCTGGAGGCCCTCGGCCTGACCATGTACGGGCAGATGACCGCCGGCTCCTGGATCTACATCGGCACCCAGGGCATCCTCCAGGGCACCTACGAGACCTTCGCCGCCGTCGCCGCGAAGAAGTTCGGCGGCACCCTGGCCGGCACCATCACGCTCACCGCCGGCCTCGGCGGGATGGGCGGCGCCCAGCCGCTCGCCGTGACCATGAACGACGGCGTGGCGATCTGCGTCGACTGCGACCCGCGCGCCATCGACCGCCGCATCGAGCACCGGTACCTCGACGTCAGGGCGGATGGCCTCGACCACGCGCTGCGCCTGGCCGTCGAGGCCCGCGACGCCCGCCGCCCGCTGTCCATCGGCGTCCTCGGCAACGCCGCCGAGCTGGTCCCGCAGCTGCTCGCGATGGACGCGCCGATCGACATCGTCACCGACCAGACCTCCGCCCACGACCCGCTGGCCTACCTGCCGCTCGGCGTCGCCTTCGAGGACATGGCCGACGCCGCCGCCAAGGACCCGGCCGGCTTCACCACCCGCGCCCGCGAGTCCATGGCGCGCCACGTGGAGGCCATGGTCGGCTTCCTGGACGCCGGCGCGGAGGTCTTCGACTACGGCAACTCCATCCGCGGCGAGGCCCGGCTCGCCGGATACGACCGCGCGTTCGCCTTCCCCGGCTTCGTCCCCGCCTACATCCGGCCCCTGTTCTGCGAGGGCAAGGGCCCGTTCCGCTGGGCCGCCCTGTCCGGGGACCCGGCCGACATCGCCAGGACCGACCGGGCGATCCTCGACCTGTTCCCGGAGAACGAGTCCCTGGCCCGCTGGATCGGGATGGCCGGCGAGCGGGTCCACTTCCAGGGCCTGCCCGCCCGCATCTGCTGGCTCGGCTACGGCGAGCGGGACAGGGCCGGCGAGCGCTTCAACGACATGGTGGCGAGCGGCGAGCTGGCAGCCCCGCTGGCGATCGGCCGCGACCACCTGGACTGCGGATCGGTGGCCTCCCCCTACCGCGAGACCGAGGCCATGCTCGACGGCTCCGACGCGATCGCCGACTGGCCGCTGCTGAACGCCATGGTCAACGTGGCCTCCGGGGCGTCCTGGGTGTCCCTGCACCACGGCGGCGGCGTCGGCATGGGCCGCTCCCTGCACGCCGGCCAGGTGACGGTGGCCGACGGCACGAAGCTGGGCGGCGAGAAGATCCGCCGGGTGCTGACCAACGACCCCGGCATGGGTGTCATCCGGCACGTCGACGCGGGGTACGACTCCGCTGAGTCGGTGGCACGGCAGCGGGGGGTCCGGGTGCCGATGCGCGAGGGTGACGAGGCGTGAACCGCGAAGAGGACGCGCACGGCGGCGCGCCGGCTCCCGCCGGCGCGCCGCCGGCGGCCGCGGCCGTGCCGGACGCCCGTTCCGCCGTGCCGGACGCCCGCCCGCGGCCCGCACGGCCCGCTGCCGGGGACGTGCCCTCCTTCCAGGAGATGTGGCGCGAACTGCTCCCCGTCGGACGGCACCGCGACTCCGGCGGCTACCGCCGCTACGCCTGGACCGGCGCCGACGCCGAGTGCCGGGACTGGTTCCGGGAACAGGCCGAGGCGCGCGCCCTGGCCTACGAGGTGGACCGGAACGGCAACCAGTGGGCCTGGCTGGGTGACCCGGCCGCCGGGGGCGCCGTCGTCACCGGGTCGCACCTGGACTCCGTACCCGACGGCGGCGCCTTCGACGGGCCCCTGGGGGTGGTGTCCTCCTTCGCCGCCCTCGACGAACTGCGCGCCAGGAACACCCGGCTCGCCAGGCCCCTGGCCGTCGTCAACTTCGGCGACGAGGAGGGCGCCCGGTTCGGGCTCGCCTGCGTCGGCTCCCGGCTCACCGCCGGGCAGCTCACCGCCGAGCAGGCGCACCGGCTCACCGACGGGGACGGCGTCACGCTGCCGCGCGCCATGGAGGCCGCCGGGTACGACCCCGACGCCATCGGGGCCGACCCCGAACGGCTCGCCCGCATCGGCGCCTTCGTGGAACTGCACGTCGAGCAGGGCCGCGCGCTGGACCTGTCCGGCGACCGGGTCGGCGTCGCCAGTGCCATCTGGCCGCACGGCCGCTGGCGGTTCGACTTCCGCGGCCAGGCCAACCACGCCGGCACCACCCGGCTGGCCGACCGCCGCGACCCGATGCTGCCGTACGCCGAGACGGTGCTCGCCGCCCGCCGCGAGGCCCGCCTCGCCGGTGCCGTCGCCACCTTCGGCAAGGTCTCCGTCGAGCCGAACGGCGTCAACGCCGTCCCCTCCCTGGTGCGCGGCTGGCTCGACTCCCGCGCCGCCGGCCAGGAGGCCCTGGACGCGGTCGTCGGCGGCGTCGAGAGGGCCGCGCGGGAGTACGCCGACGCCCACGGGGTCGACCTCGACGTCGTCCGGGAGTCCTTCACCCCCGTGGTCGAGTTCGACCACGCCCTGCGCGACGAGCTCGGCCGCATCCTCGGCAAGGACACCGGCCTGACCGTGCCCGTCCTCGGGACCGGCGCCGGACACGACGCCGGGATCCTGTCCGCGAGCGTCCCCACCGCCATGCTGTTCGTGCGCAACCCCACCGGCGTCTCGCACTCCCCGGCCGAGTCCGCGGCCGAGGACGACTGCGTGGCCGGGGTGCGCGCGCTGGCCGACGTACTGGAAGGACTGGCCCGCACGTGACGACACGCTCGTACTGGCTGGAACACGCCTGGCTCGGCACCCGCGTCGAACCGGGCGTCCTGGTCGAGGCCGCGGACGGCCGGATCACCGCCGTCCGCACCGCCGTACCCGCCCC
This is a stretch of genomic DNA from Streptomyces sp. TG1A-8. It encodes these proteins:
- a CDS encoding diaminopimelate decarboxylase, giving the protein MERDVEQEARGRAARRDEAVRAAVEQGLLGPDTAVVGLLDVTGIRGSAAALKEAFDAVVAPGTPVLHAFAVKAAPLVPVLGLLHAEGIGAEVASAGELALARAAGVPPARTVLDSPAKTPAELREALALGIAVNADNPQELDRLDALVRAAPTGSPLGLRVNPQVGGGTIGATSTATRTSKFGVALRDEGAREWVVRAFLDRPWLTRLHTHTGSQGVPLSLMARGVARTYALAEEVNARAGRRQIDTLDLGGGLPVNFASEATTPTYAQYARLLAGEVPGLFDGRYGLVTEFGRSLLAKNGTVVARVEYTKSAGGRRIAVTHAGVQVAARTVYAPGAWPLRIAAYDAGGRPKTCPGTVQDVAGPACFSGDLLAEGRTLPLLEQGDYAAALDTGAYYFAHHYAYNSLARPGVHGFTVDGPGSVAFATVREPQTVAQVVAESGGAQASALIAPRAPGGADPSSRRVRRTGQLG
- a CDS encoding allantoate amidohydrolase — translated: MWRELLPVGRHRDSGGYRRYAWTGADAECRDWFREQAEARALAYEVDRNGNQWAWLGDPAAGGAVVTGSHLDSVPDGGAFDGPLGVVSSFAALDELRARNTRLARPLAVVNFGDEEGARFGLACVGSRLTAGQLTAEQAHRLTDGDGVTLPRAMEAAGYDPDAIGADPERLARIGAFVELHVEQGRALDLSGDRVGVASAIWPHGRWRFDFRGQANHAGTTRLADRRDPMLPYAETVLAARREARLAGAVATFGKVSVEPNGVNAVPSLVRGWLDSRAAGQEALDAVVGGVERAAREYADAHGVDLDVVRESFTPVVEFDHALRDELGRILGKDTGLTVPVLGTGAGHDAGILSASVPTAMLFVRNPTGVSHSPAESAAEDDCVAGVRALADVLEGLART
- a CDS encoding roadblock/LC7 domain-containing protein produces the protein MVAGVDLEAVLEELRRLRARVPQLTGALTAGVDGLVVAHDTPGVDPEGLAALTAASLGVAVRVADATGNGDFRELLVRGEHGYVATYAAGRTAVLTLLAQDRVNVGRLHLEGRRSATRLGELLDAAEAAARTAGPAAPAARTPPARTRTPRAPRATAADARAATDS
- the hutU gene encoding urocanate hydratase, with the translated sequence MSGPRPVRAPRGTELSALGWQQEAALRMLQNNLDPEVAEHPDKLVVYGGTGKAARDWRSFDAMVRTLRTLKQDETMLVQSGRPVGVMQTHEWAPRVLIANSNLVGDWANWEEFRRLEALGLTMYGQMTAGSWIYIGTQGILQGTYETFAAVAAKKFGGTLAGTITLTAGLGGMGGAQPLAVTMNDGVAICVDCDPRAIDRRIEHRYLDVRADGLDHALRLAVEARDARRPLSIGVLGNAAELVPQLLAMDAPIDIVTDQTSAHDPLAYLPLGVAFEDMADAAAKDPAGFTTRARESMARHVEAMVGFLDAGAEVFDYGNSIRGEARLAGYDRAFAFPGFVPAYIRPLFCEGKGPFRWAALSGDPADIARTDRAILDLFPENESLARWIGMAGERVHFQGLPARICWLGYGERDRAGERFNDMVASGELAAPLAIGRDHLDCGSVASPYRETEAMLDGSDAIADWPLLNAMVNVASGASWVSLHHGGGVGMGRSLHAGQVTVADGTKLGGEKIRRVLTNDPGMGVIRHVDAGYDSAESVARQRGVRVPMREGDEA
- a CDS encoding transcriptional regulator, with translation MITVATPPPLPVRDKATAGDRTAGALSPMLGRLAEERATGVLVREHGTLYLARGRVVHAESPHAPGLDVLLTAHGTLAATAWQRAARRASDVPGTVRLLLDAGLLPAGALELCHLDALYDAGFFALAPSGVPGRFHYDGVPDPGPLPPVPVVALERETLRRRLLLHRLWPDPATDSAPLVRADPAAPVPVPPRRRAVLDRVDGVRTAPEIARDLGRQAFHTLVDVRRLAAAGLLAPVPAASGPPPPAVPAPPLTVTDPDVTLLKRLRDALEAL